The genomic stretch CTTGCCACCGTTCGCCGGGGACGATGATCAGCGAGAAGTACGGCGACGACATCGGCTCGACCTCATCCAGCGGCACGATCTTCTGGTTGGCCATGGTCGCGCGTTCGACGTAGAGCGCGCGTTCGGCCAGGCCGAGTTCGTCCAGCACCTGGCGCACCTTGGGGAAATTGCGCCCCAGCTTCATGACCACCGCCGCGTCGGCATCCGCCAGACGCCGCTTCAGTTCTTCGTGCGGCAACACGCCGGAGAGCACCGACAGGCTCTGGTTGCGGTACACCAGCGGCGCACCCAGCACCGAGGCGCCGCCGAGCATCGAGCACACGCCCGGCACCACTTCGGCTTCGTAGCGCACGGCGAGGCGGTCGTGCAGGTACATGTAGGAGCCGTAGAAGAACGGATCGCCCTCGCAGATCACCGCCACGTCGCGGCCGGCGTCCAGATGCGCGGCCACCTCTTCGGCGGCGCCGTCGTAGAAGTCGCTGATCACCTGTTCATAGGACAGCGGCGCCGGCAGCGCCTCGGTGGTCACCGGGTACACCAGCGGCAGCAGGTTCTGCGCGTCCTGCAGGTGCGCCTCGATGATGCCGAAGGCATTGCCCTTCTTGCCCTTGGCCACGAAGTAGGCCACCACCGGCGACTCGCGCAGCAGGCGCAAGGCCTTCACGGTGATCAACTCGGGGTCGCCGGGGCCCACGCCCAGGCCGATCAAGCGTCCTTTTGCCTGCATCATTCGATCTCCGTGGCGAGTGCGTTGACGGCGGCGGCGGCCATGGCGCTGCCGCCGAGGCGACCCTGCATGATCACGAACGGCACGCCACGGCTGTCGGCGGCCAGCGCGGCCTTGGATTCGGCGGCGCCGACGAAGCCCACCGGGAAGCCCAGGATCAGCGCCGGTTTCGGGGCACCGGCATCGATCATCTCCAGCAGGTAGAACAGGGCGGTCGGCGCGTTGCCGATCACCACGACGCTGCCTTCCAGATGCTCGCGCCACAGTTCCAGCGCGACGGCGGAACGGGTGTTGCCCAGCTCGCGGGCCAGTGCCGGCACACGCTCGTCGCGCAGGGTGCAGATCACCGGGTTGTCCGCCGGCAGGCGC from Pseudomonas ekonensis encodes the following:
- a CDS encoding precorrin-2 C(20)-methyltransferase translates to MMQAKGRLIGLGVGPGDPELITVKALRLLRESPVVAYFVAKGKKGNAFGIIEAHLQDAQNLLPLVYPVTTEALPAPLSYEQVISDFYDGAAEEVAAHLDAGRDVAVICEGDPFFYGSYMYLHDRLAVRYEAEVVPGVCSMLGGASVLGAPLVYRNQSLSVLSGVLPHEELKRRLADADAAVVMKLGRNFPKVRQVLDELGLAERALYVERATMANQKIVPLDEVEPMSSPYFSLIIVPGERWQG
- a CDS encoding precorrin-8X methylmutase; this translates as MLDYIRDGQEIYRNSFAIIRAEADLARIPADLEKLAVRVIHACGMVEAVDGLQFSEGAGKAGRDALAAGAPILCDARMVAEGITRARLPADNPVICTLRDERVPALARELGNTRSAVALELWREHLEGSVVVIGNAPTALFYLLEMIDAGAPKPALILGFPVGFVGAAESKAALAADSRGVPFVIMQGRLGGSAMAAAAVNALATEIE